One stretch of Cygnus olor isolate bCygOlo1 chromosome 1, bCygOlo1.pri.v2, whole genome shotgun sequence DNA includes these proteins:
- the LOC121060494 gene encoding olfactory receptor 51H1-like encodes MSASNRTGSSPLTFILTGIPGLPMSSYWMALPLCCLYLLMLLGNCTLLWMIKIDHSLHTPMYYFLSMLAMADLGLSLTTLPTMLAVFWFKSTSFHFEACIVQMYFIHSFSEIESGVLVAMAFDRFIAICYPLRYASVLTSTLIMKAGAAIFMRGICVVLPVAVLIKKMPFCRSRVLSHSFCLHQDLLRLVCGDVRVNSLYGLTMVILTKGLDSLTILLSYMMITRAILSIISQEARAKAFSTCISHLCAILIFYIPLIGLSIMHRFGKHLPPLTHKLMADAYLLVPPVLNPLVYSWKTKQIRRRILILLCQRRSQQHV; translated from the coding sequence ATGTCGGCTTCCAATAGGACTGGGTCCAGTCCCCTGACCTTCATCCTCACTGGGATTCCTGGTCTGCCGATGAGCAGCTACTGGATGGCATTGCCTCTCTGCTGTCTGTATCTCCTCATGCTCCTGGGGAACTGCACCTTGCTCTGGATGATAAAGATCGACCACAGCCTCCATACACCCATGTACTATTTCCTCTCCATGCTGGCCATGGCAGACCTGGGCTTATCTCTCACCACCCTGCCCACCATGTTGGCTGTTTTCTGGTTTAAGTCCACCTCCTTCCATTTTGAGGCATGCATTGTCCAGATGTACTTCATCCACTCCTTCTCTGAAATCGAGTCTGGGGTCCTGGTGGCCATGGCCTTCGACCGCTTCATTGCTATTTGCTACCCTTTGCGCTATGCCTCTGTCCTGACGAGCACCCTGATAATGAAGGCAGGAGCAGCGATCTTCATGCGGGGCATCTGTGTGGTGCTCCCTGTTGCTGTCCTCATAAAGAAGATGCCGTTTTGCAGGTCCCGTGTCCTGTCTCACTCCTTCTGCCTGCACCAGGACCTGCTGAGGCTGGTTTGCGGGGATGTCAGGGTCAACAGCTTGTATGGGCTGACCATGGTGATACTCACCAAGGGCCTGGACTCCCTGACTATCCTCCTGTCTTACATGATGATCACCAGGGCCATCTTGAGCATCATCTCCCAGGAAGCACGAGCCAAAGCCTTTAGCACGTGCATCTCCCACCTCTGCGCCATCCTGATCTTCTACATCCCACTCATTGGCCTGTCCATCATGCACAGGTTTGGGAAGCACCTGCCCCCCCTCACTCACAAACTCATGGCCGATGCCTATCTCCTGGTGCCGCCGGTCCTGAACCCGCTCGTGTACAGCTGGAAAACCAAGCAGATCCGCAGGAGGATCCTCATCCTCCTCTGTCAGAGAAGGAGCCAGCAGCATGTCTAG